Proteins encoded together in one Streptomyces sp. NA04227 window:
- a CDS encoding FMN reductase has protein sequence MTTPTHGGIAATRIVVVSAGLGSPSSTRLLGDRLAGAVVEHGQRAAGRGEFTVEVIELRDLAVEIAHNLLTGFPGPKLAAAVESVTGADGLIAVTPVFSASYSGLFKSFFDVLDPESLTGKPVLIAATGGTPRHSLVLEHAMRPLFAHLRTVVAPTAVYAASQDWGADGLEERIDRAGRELASLTALSGAEPGQRERGAAAATGVVATEAGAPSDGARPSGAAPDGDVPDIPEPVPPAPGPEQAFLGEVVPFAEQLAALRAG, from the coding sequence ATGACGACCCCCACCCATGGCGGCATCGCCGCGACCCGGATCGTCGTGGTGTCCGCGGGCCTTGGTTCCCCCTCGTCCACGCGGCTGCTCGGTGACCGGCTGGCCGGTGCGGTCGTGGAGCACGGCCAACGGGCAGCAGGGCGGGGCGAGTTCACTGTTGAGGTGATCGAACTGCGTGACCTCGCCGTGGAGATCGCCCACAACCTGCTCACCGGTTTCCCGGGGCCCAAGCTCGCCGCAGCCGTCGAGTCGGTGACGGGAGCGGACGGTCTGATCGCCGTGACCCCTGTGTTCTCCGCCTCCTACAGCGGGCTGTTCAAGTCCTTCTTCGACGTCCTCGACCCGGAGTCCCTCACCGGAAAGCCGGTCCTGATCGCGGCGACCGGCGGGACACCTCGCCACTCCCTGGTACTGGAGCACGCGATGCGCCCGCTCTTCGCACACCTGCGCACCGTCGTCGCGCCCACCGCCGTCTACGCGGCCTCGCAGGACTGGGGCGCCGACGGCCTGGAGGAACGCATCGACCGCGCGGGCCGCGAACTCGCCTCCCTGACCGCGCTGTCGGGGGCCGAGCCCGGACAGCGTGAGCGAGGGGCGGCAGCGGCGACGGGGGTCGTAGCGACGGAAGCCGGAGCACCGTCAGACGGTGCGCGGCCGAGTGGCGCGGCACCCGACGGGGACGTACCCGACATACCCGAGCCGGTGCCTCCGGCGCCGGGACCGGAACAGGCCTTCTTGGGCGAGGTCGTTCCCTTCGCGGAGCAACTGG